A single window of Paenibacillus sp. SYP-B4298 DNA harbors:
- a CDS encoding helix-turn-helix domain-containing protein — MREDKDLSQELCAHLNCKQRTYSDYERGKLDIPTALLIALADFHQTSVDYLLGRTDQKTPYSPRA, encoded by the coding sequence ATGCGTGAAGATAAGGATTTATCACAGGAGCTATGCGCGCATCTGAATTGCAAACAGCGGACGTACAGCGATTACGAACGGGGAAAGCTTGATATTCCGACAGCGCTCTTAATCGCATTAGCTGACTTCCATCAAACGAGTGTTGATTATTTACTTGGCCGTACCGATCAAAAAACGCCTTATTCGCCCCGCGCGTAG
- a CDS encoding helix-turn-helix domain-containing protein yields MISYELLGAQTLADSGTAYPVPLSGSFPAIIVPSEDIIIHTAHHFWHVGKGQFITLLQAEAAAHLEPAVNEQFGSVYIISFHSYRLVSRETNRLIYETDTEQLPKHGQIMEFPRHAESLMHNLLELYRQSSTHSKLHVLLYELLDVILANRFSESIYQTSDKAIQMAVAYIQQHYKSRLTRASLAKMTGFNDSYFSSLFRKETGWSYAEYVNRIRIDRAKHLLLGTTYKLQEIANQTGFTDSSYLGKTFSKTVHLSPSSFRSRRRSRRIVGLQFLGSLMALGIKPLAGAREVLHSSLLLRRHMPDIVELEEWDQIEALQPLAPDIIVAPTYVYSYPDVLKKLETIAPVLTLPWGQMDKLEEVRMLGTLLGRSQEAENWVTRLLQAADKAKQEISPFISEKATVGLFELWHDGSWLIPHLPVRSAYNLFKLLGLTPPQRVRQEVLQTGKHRFIQEEELYSYSATHMFLIVPTDDTEAYRVKLMQRFVWQQLVYNHGCQLHLLKLNEFWYDDGLSLELQLEVLVTLLAASC; encoded by the coding sequence CTGTTCCGCTGTCCGGCTCTTTCCCTGCCATCATCGTGCCTTCTGAGGATATAATCATTCACACTGCACATCATTTCTGGCATGTAGGCAAAGGTCAGTTTATAACACTGCTGCAAGCGGAGGCGGCGGCTCATCTTGAACCGGCAGTCAACGAGCAGTTTGGTTCCGTGTACATTATTTCATTTCATAGCTACCGGCTCGTTAGTCGTGAGACGAATAGGCTGATCTATGAGACGGATACAGAGCAGCTTCCCAAGCACGGCCAGATCATGGAATTCCCTCGCCACGCCGAAAGCCTGATGCATAATTTGCTAGAGCTTTACCGCCAGTCGTCTACCCATTCGAAGCTGCATGTGCTACTTTATGAGCTTCTTGATGTCATTCTTGCCAACAGGTTTAGCGAGAGCATCTATCAGACAAGCGATAAGGCTATTCAAATGGCTGTCGCCTATATTCAGCAGCATTATAAATCCCGATTAACTCGCGCCTCTCTAGCGAAAATGACTGGCTTTAACGATAGCTATTTCTCCTCGTTGTTCCGCAAGGAAACAGGCTGGAGCTATGCCGAGTACGTTAATCGCATCCGAATTGACCGCGCCAAGCACCTACTTCTTGGGACGACATACAAGCTACAGGAAATTGCTAACCAAACGGGCTTTACCGACAGCTCCTATCTGGGCAAAACGTTTAGCAAAACCGTGCATCTCTCGCCAAGCAGCTTCCGCAGCAGACGCCGCTCCCGTCGTATCGTCGGCCTGCAATTTCTAGGCTCCCTTATGGCGCTCGGTATCAAGCCGCTTGCCGGTGCGCGTGAAGTGCTTCACTCCTCGCTGCTGCTGCGCAGGCACATGCCCGACATCGTTGAGCTGGAGGAGTGGGATCAGATAGAAGCACTCCAGCCGCTGGCACCAGATATCATCGTTGCACCCACCTATGTATATAGTTATCCAGATGTGCTAAAAAAACTGGAGACGATCGCCCCAGTTCTGACCCTGCCTTGGGGGCAAATGGACAAGCTTGAGGAGGTGCGCATGCTCGGTACTCTGCTTGGAAGAAGCCAGGAAGCCGAGAACTGGGTAACCCGGCTGTTGCAAGCAGCCGATAAAGCCAAGCAAGAAATCAGCCCCTTTATCAGTGAGAAGGCAACCGTCGGCTTGTTTGAGTTGTGGCACGATGGCTCATGGCTGATCCCTCATCTGCCTGTGCGTTCAGCCTATAATTTGTTTAAGCTGCTTGGGTTGACGCCGCCGCAGCGCGTTAGGCAGGAGGTCCTCCAGACCGGTAAGCATCGCTTCATACAAGAGGAGGAGCTGTATTCCTATTCAGCGACCCACATGTTCCTGATTGTTCCGACCGATGACACGGAAGCGTACCGTGTCAAGCTGATGCAACGCTTCGTCTGGCAGCAGCTCGTTTATAATCACGGCTGTCAGTTGCATCTGCTTAAGCTGAATGAATTTTGGTATGATGATGGCTTGTCGTTGGAGCTTCAGCTTGAAGTGCTAGTAACATTGTTAGCTGCATCATGCTGA
- a CDS encoding ABC transporter substrate-binding protein encodes MFLHHISKFIFLLVWVALLAACSNSTSGTHTNANDGPSSSSESAVAPNASETPTKIIETMRGKIEIPVKPERIVTDGYLPELLVLGLKPVGSTRWDLENKVIQDRIDGIASTGERSLETIVELAPDLIVTWAGDVSIIQQYEKIAPTLAIPYGSYSDIHETIRYLGGVLDKEAEAEQWLAEFDQTVEEARAELAKVIKPEDTFALMGVFVVDKGFYVYGDGGYRGGEALYRHLQLRPPAKQQEEMIGKEAYRQISYEVLDEYAGDYIFIDQGDLISDIWGDNQGLWNSLDAVKNNRVFKLDPDLFWGNDPVSLELQIQEVVKMLTGR; translated from the coding sequence TTGTTCTTACACCATATTTCCAAATTCATCTTCCTTCTTGTATGGGTCGCTCTGCTCGCCGCTTGCAGCAATTCAACTTCTGGTACTCACACAAATGCAAATGACGGACCTTCTTCGTCCTCCGAATCAGCAGTTGCACCGAACGCTTCAGAGACGCCGACTAAAATAATCGAGACTATGCGTGGCAAGATTGAGATTCCGGTCAAGCCCGAACGAATCGTCACAGACGGGTACTTGCCTGAACTGCTGGTGCTTGGCCTCAAGCCAGTCGGTTCAACCCGCTGGGATCTGGAAAACAAAGTGATTCAAGATCGAATTGACGGCATAGCTTCAACTGGAGAACGATCACTGGAGACTATAGTTGAGTTGGCTCCCGATTTAATTGTAACATGGGCAGGTGATGTATCTATTATTCAGCAATACGAGAAAATAGCACCTACCCTTGCCATTCCATACGGATCATACAGTGATATTCATGAAACCATTCGCTATCTTGGCGGTGTACTGGACAAGGAGGCTGAAGCTGAGCAATGGCTGGCAGAGTTTGATCAGACAGTTGAGGAGGCGCGCGCCGAGCTTGCTAAGGTGATTAAGCCGGAAGATACATTTGCGCTTATGGGTGTGTTTGTGGTAGACAAGGGCTTTTATGTTTATGGGGATGGAGGCTATCGCGGCGGCGAGGCACTGTACCGTCATCTACAACTGAGGCCCCCGGCCAAGCAGCAGGAAGAGATGATTGGCAAAGAAGCCTACCGGCAAATTTCCTATGAGGTCCTTGACGAATACGCAGGAGACTATATTTTTATTGATCAAGGCGATTTGATTTCTGATATATGGGGGGACAACCAGGGTCTCTGGAACTCGCTCGATGCTGTAAAAAACAACCGTGTATTCAAGCTCGATCCCGATCTGTTCTGGGGCAATGACCCCGTCTCACTAGAACTGCAGATTCAGGAAGTCGTGAAAATGCTGACTGGACGGTAA